Proteins encoded within one genomic window of Alteribacter populi:
- a CDS encoding DUF4183 domain-containing protein: MKKRRKQKHLVSAKKVYDSFQATTKLNITFKKRQDLRVLQGETYHYNTISDGSKSLYTDADEILAYGNKGILDPETVSYVNVFINGVLQPPNVYDIKEGELSLKTGDLPHKGVPIIIQFVTLTT, encoded by the coding sequence ATGAAAAAGCGAAGAAAACAGAAACACCTAGTTTCGGCAAAAAAAGTGTACGATTCGTTTCAGGCCACAACTAAACTCAATATAACATTCAAGAAAAGACAAGACCTTCGAGTGCTTCAAGGGGAAACTTACCATTACAACACGATTTCTGATGGATCTAAATCTCTATATACAGACGCTGATGAGATATTGGCTTATGGAAATAAGGGGATCCTTGATCCTGAAACTGTTTCATATGTAAACGTATTTATCAATGGCGTGCTACAACCACCGAATGTTTATGATATTAAAGAAGGCGAGCTCTCATTAAAAACGGGAGATCTTCCCCATAAGGGCGTCCCTATTATAATCCAATTCGTCACTTTAACTACTTAA
- a CDS encoding DUF4183 domain-containing protein, with protein MALQLMKLQITATTTTEVTPEPEKFFFVTTTQTEPDSTLTINPDDFFQDDGTEATELPVLEEGNSYYKVYINGVLQMEGLTTYTAGAPTVGSLAIAVPEGDDPILANTPIVLEVMNYDASSETTVET; from the coding sequence ATGGCATTACAATTGATGAAGCTACAAATTACCGCAACAACAACTACAGAAGTGACTCCAGAACCAGAGAAATTCTTTTTTGTGACAACAACTCAAACAGAACCTGATTCCACACTTACGATTAATCCAGATGATTTCTTCCAAGATGATGGAACTGAGGCTACTGAGTTACCAGTTCTTGAAGAAGGAAATAGTTATTACAAAGTTTATATTAATGGTGTTTTACAAATGGAAGGTCTTACTACCTATACAGCTGGAGCTCCTACAGTTGGTTCATTAGCTATCGCAGTGCCAGAGGGTGATGATCCTATTTTAGCTAATACACCGATCGTCTTAGAAGTAATGAATTACGATGCAAGTTCCGAAACTACAGTAGAGACGTAA
- a CDS encoding inorganic phosphate transporter yields MLLSYFAIIVALFFAMNIGASGAAATMGPAYGSGAVKRKKVALLLTGTGAFLGAVIGGGEVVKTVGKGIIPTTIFSVEVAVIILLSSCLTLFLANVISIPLSTSEVTIGAVVGVGVAFQALYVSSVLFIISFWLIVPLTAFIMCFIFGKVIKMAEEKWPQLKGKGKWGKVLAIVLVFTGFIEAFSAGMNNVANAIGPLVGAGLMEGSTGGWIGGLFVALGAFLLGGRVLETNGKKITSFSLLQGTAVSGTGGGLVIIASIFGVPVPLTQATTSGIIGIGFSENGFQIWQKDVIKKIMKVWIVSPVLSLVISFSLIHVFLHPNPYIVVIVSAIIIATIGTLSLYRSVKIERQTIRN; encoded by the coding sequence GTGCTATTATCCTATTTTGCCATTATCGTTGCATTATTTTTCGCAATGAATATTGGTGCAAGTGGAGCTGCGGCTACTATGGGACCTGCATACGGCAGTGGTGCTGTCAAACGAAAAAAGGTTGCGTTATTACTGACGGGTACTGGAGCCTTTCTTGGTGCAGTTATTGGTGGTGGAGAGGTTGTAAAAACGGTGGGTAAAGGAATTATTCCAACGACTATTTTTTCTGTGGAGGTTGCCGTCATCATCCTGCTCTCCTCTTGCCTGACCCTTTTTCTAGCAAACGTCATTAGTATTCCACTATCTACGAGTGAAGTGACAATCGGAGCTGTTGTTGGCGTAGGGGTTGCCTTTCAAGCCCTTTATGTTTCCAGTGTTCTTTTCATCATTTCTTTCTGGCTGATTGTTCCTCTTACCGCTTTTATTATGTGTTTTATTTTTGGGAAAGTGATAAAAATGGCAGAGGAAAAATGGCCACAATTGAAAGGCAAAGGAAAATGGGGAAAAGTGCTTGCCATTGTTTTAGTGTTTACTGGGTTCATCGAGGCTTTCTCAGCTGGGATGAATAACGTTGCAAACGCTATAGGCCCTTTAGTAGGCGCAGGGTTAATGGAAGGTTCTACAGGGGGTTGGATCGGAGGACTTTTCGTAGCGCTAGGAGCCTTTCTCTTAGGGGGAAGAGTTTTAGAGACAAATGGCAAGAAAATAACCTCCTTCTCTCTCCTTCAAGGCACAGCAGTATCTGGAACGGGAGGTGGATTGGTTATTATCGCTTCAATCTTTGGAGTTCCGGTTCCGCTAACACAAGCGACTACTTCAGGGATTATCGGAATTGGATTCTCTGAGAATGGATTTCAAATTTGGCAAAAGGATGTGATAAAGAAAATTATGAAAGTATGGATCGTCTCTCCTGTACTATCACTTGTGATTTCGTTTAGCTTGATTCATGTATTTTTACACCCAAACCCATATATCGTTGTCATAGTATCTGCCATTATTATCGCTACGATTGGAACACTAAGTTTGTATCGCTCTGTGAAAATAGAACGGCAAACGATCCGAAATTAG